From the genome of Streptomyces puniciscabiei:
GGTAGTGGTCGCACGCGACATCGCCGGTGTCGCCGTTCGCGACCTTCCCCGGGGTGTGCGAGAAGGTGTCCCAGATCGAGGGGGTACGGCCGTCCTCGGCGACGGCTCCCTCGATCTGGTACGCCGCGGTGGCCGTGCCCCACAGGAAGTCGTTCGGAAGTGCGGCGAGGTCGATGGGTTCGGACACGGAAGTCCCTTCGGGATCAGGGGCGTTGGTCACTCGGGTCACTTGACGGCACCTGCCGTCAGACCCGCGACGAGATAGCGCTGCAGGAGGAGGAAGCCGGCCACCACGGGCACGCTGACGACCAGCGAGGCGGCCATGATCTGGTTCCAGTAGACGTCGTTGAGGGTGGAGTAGCCCTGCAGGCCGACGGCGAGGGTGCGGGTGGTGTCGTCGGTCATGACGGACGCGAAGAGCACCTCGCCCCAGGCGGTCATGAAGGCGTAGACGGCGACCGCGACGATGCCGGGGATCGCGGCCGGTACGACGATCCTGAGCAGCGCGCCGAGCGGTCCGCAGCCGTCCACCAGGGCCGCCTCGTCCAGGTCGCGCGGCACCGAGTCGAAGTACCCGATCAGCATCCAGATGGAGAAGGGGAGGGAGAAGGTCAGATACGTCAGGATCAGGCCGCCTCGGGAGCCGAACAGGGCGATGCCGGTGGCGTTGCCGATGTTGACGTAGATGAGGAAGAGCGGGAGGAGGAAGAGGATGCCGGGGAACATCTGCGTCGACAGGACCGTCACCGTGAAGACGCGCTTGCCGCGGAAGTCGTAGCGGCTGACGGCGTAGGCCGCGAACACGGCGATCACGACCGAGCAGGCCGTCGCCGCGCCCGCCACGATCAACGAGTTCACGAAGTACTTCGCGAGCGGGACCGTCGACCAGATGTCGATGTACGGGCGGATGGTCAGCCCGCTCGGCAGCCAGCGGAACTTGCCGGTGACGTCCGCCAGCGGCTTCAGCGAGCTGGAGACCATCACGTACACCGGGACCAGCACGAAACCGGTGAGCAGGGTGAGGAAGACCCGCCGGGACCACAGGAAGGAACGCGGCGGCGCCATCGGGGAGTTGCGCGTGGGCCGGGCGAGGGGCGGGCTAGACATCGGCAGTCCTCCGTCCGCGCGAGGTGAACAGCAGGTAGCCGCCCGTGACGACGAGCAGGAAGAGCAGCAGCAGGAC
Proteins encoded in this window:
- a CDS encoding carbohydrate ABC transporter permease produces the protein MAPPRSFLWSRRVFLTLLTGFVLVPVYVMVSSSLKPLADVTGKFRWLPSGLTIRPYIDIWSTVPLAKYFVNSLIVAGAATACSVVIAVFAAYAVSRYDFRGKRVFTVTVLSTQMFPGILFLLPLFLIYVNIGNATGIALFGSRGGLILTYLTFSLPFSIWMLIGYFDSVPRDLDEAALVDGCGPLGALLRIVVPAAIPGIVAVAVYAFMTAWGEVLFASVMTDDTTRTLAVGLQGYSTLNDVYWNQIMAASLVVSVPVVAGFLLLQRYLVAGLTAGAVK